In Lagopus muta isolate bLagMut1 unplaced genomic scaffold, bLagMut1 primary scaffold_127, whole genome shotgun sequence, the DNA window ggttctatggggctctattggggctctgtggggctctgtggggctctatggggctccaTTGGGGCTCTagggggatctatggggctccattggggtccctatggggctctcTTGGGTTCTttggggatctatggggctctatggggttctgtggggatctatggggctctatgggggctCTATgaggtccctatggggctctgcGAGGATCTATGGGGACCTATTGGGGCTCTGTGGGAATCTATAGGGCCCTattgggtccctatggggctctattgGGGCTCTagggggatctatggggctctatggggtccctatgcAGCTCTATTGGGGTTCtaggggctctatggggctctattgGGGTTCCAGAGGGATCTATGGGGCTCCATTGGGGCTCTAGGGGgatctgtggggctctatggggtccctatggggctctattgGGGCTCTagggggatctatggggctctatggggtccctgtgggaatctatggggctctatggggctccgTGGGGCTCTATTGGGATACCTATAGGGCTCTGTGGGGGTCCCCGCATGTCCCCATGCGTCCCTCTGCgtccctctgtgtccccacGTGTCCCCTTGTGTCCCCCTGCCTCCATGGCGCCCCCTGCTGACGGCTGCCGTTCCCTGCCTCCATGGCGCCCCCTGCTGACGGCTGCCGTTCCCTGCCTCCATGGCGCCCCCTGCTGACGGCTGCCGTTCCCTGCCTCCATGGCGCCCCCTGCTGACGGCTGCCGTTCCCTGCCTCCATGGCGCCCCCTGCTGACGGCTGCCGTTCCCTGCCTCCATGGCGCCCCCTGCTGACGGCTGCCGTTCCCTGCCTCCATGGCGCCCCCTGCTGACGGCTGCCGTTCCCTGCCGTCCCCCCGCAGGCGACTCCCTGAGCTGCCACCACGGCCAGAAGTTgtcccatgtgtccccatgtgtccccatgtgtccctctTTGTCTCTATGTGTCCCCATGCATCCAAATGTGTCCCTCTGCCTCCCAATTCATCTCTCTGCATCCCAACGCATCCCCATgcatccctgtgtccccatgtgtccctctGCATCCCTCTGCATCCCAATGCATCCCTGtgcatccccatgtgtccctatgggtccctctatgtccccatgtgtccctatgggtccttctgcatctgtctgcatcccactgcatcccaaTGCATCTCTGTGTGTCCCTCTGCAtcccatgtgtccccatgtgtccccatgtgtccctatgggtccctctgtgtccctctgCATCCCAATTCATCCCTCTGCATCCCAAtgcatcccagtgcatccctgtgtccccatgtgtccccacgTATCCCCACATGTCCCCTTGTGTCCCCCCGTGTCCCATTGCACCCCACTGACGGCTGCCGTTCCCTCCCTCCGTCCCCCAGGCGACTCGCTGAGCTGCCACCACGGCCAGAAGTTCtcccatgtgtccccatgcatccctgtgtgtccccatgtgtccccacatgtccccatgtgtcccccaTGCATCCCTCtatgtccccatgtgtccctctgcatccctgtgtccccatgtgtccctatgggtccctctGCATCCCTGTGTCCCTCtgcgtccccatgtgtccccatgtgtccctctGCATCCCAATGCGTCCCTGTgtgtccctctgtgtccccgtgtgtccctatgtgtccccatgtgtccctctGCATCCCTTTGCATCCCAAtgcatcccagtgcatcccCACGCATCCCTGTGcgtccctatgtgtccctatgggtccctctatgtccccatgtgtccctatgggtccctctatgtccctatgtgtccctatgtgtccccatgtgtccccatgtgtccctatgtgtccctctTTGTCTCTATGTGTCCCCTTGTGTCCCCCCGTGTCCCATTTTACCCCCACTGACGGCTGCCGTTCCCTCCCTCCCACAGGCGACTCCCTGAGCTGCCACCATGGCCAGAAGTTCtcccatgtgtccccatgtgtccctatgggtccctctGCGTCCCTCTGCATCCCAAtgcatcccagtgcatcccagtgcatccctgtgtccccacatgtccccatgtgtccctatgtgtcccaTTGCACCCCACTGACGGCTGCCGTTCCCCCCTCCCGCAGGCGACTCCCTCAGCTACCACCACGGCCAGAAGTtctcccatgtgtccctatgggtccctctatgtccccatgtgtccctatgggtccctctGCATCCCTTTGCATCCCAATGCATCCCAGTACATCCCCACGCatccctgtgtgtccccatgtgtccctatgtgtccctctatgtccccatgtgtccccatgtgtccctctGCATCCCTTTGCATCCCAATGCATCCCAGTACATCCCCACGCatccctgtgtgtccccatgtgtccctatgggtccctctatgtccccatgtgtccctatgggtccttctgcatctgtctgcatcccactgcatcccaaCGCATCTCTGTGTGTCCCCCAcatgtccccatgtgtccctatgtgtccccatgtgtccccatgtgtccctatgtgtcccaTTGCCCCCCACTGACGGCTGCCGTTCCCTCCCTCCGTCCCCCAGGCGACTCCCTGAGCTGCCACCACGGCCAGAAGTtctcccatgtgtccctatgggtccctctatgtccccatgtgtccctatgtgtccctctGCATCCCTGTGTCCCTctgcatccccatgtgtccctatgggtccctatgggtccctctGTGTCTCAATGCATCCCAATGCATCCCAatgcatccccatgtgtccccccGTGTCCCATTGCCCCCCACTGACGGCTGCCgttccctccctgcctcccgCAGGCGACTCGCTCAGCTACCACCATGGCCAGAAGTtctcccatgtgtccctatgggtccctctatgtccccatgtgtccccatgtgtccccatgtgtccctctGCATCCCTTTGCATCCCAATGCATCCCAGTACATCCCCACGCatccctgtgtgtccccatgtgtccctatgtgtccctctatgtccccatgtgtccctatgggtccaTCTGCATCCCTGTGTCCCTCtatgtccccatgtgtccctatgggtccttcTGCATCCGTCTGcatcccactgcatcccaacgcatctctgtgtgtccccacatgtccccatgtgtccctatgtgtccccatgtgtccccatgtgtccctatgtgtcccaTTGCCCCCCACTGACAGCTGCcgttccctccctccctcccgcAGGCGACTCGCTCAGCTACCACCACGGCCAGAAGTTCtcccatgtgtccccatgtgtccctatgggtccctctatgtccccacatgtccccatgtgtccctatgtgtcccaTTGCCCCCCACTGACGGCTGCcattccctccctcccccaggCGACTCGCTCAGCTACCACCACGGCCAGAAGTtctcccatgtgtccctatgcaTCCCAATGCATCCCAatgcatccccatgtgtccccccGTGTCCCATTGCCCCCCACTGACGGCTGCCgttccctccctgcctcccccaGGCGACTCCCTGAGCTGCCACCACGGCCAGAAGTtctcccatgtgtccctatgggtccctctatgtccccatgtgtccctatgtgtccctctgcatccccatgtgtccctatgggtccctatgggtccctctGTGTCTCAATGCATCCCAATGCATCCCCAatgcatccccatgtgtccccccGTGTCCCATTGCCCCCCACTGACGGCTGCTGTTCCCTGCCTCCTGTTCCCCCCCAGGCGACTCGCTCAGCTACCACCATGGCCAGAAGTTCtcccatgtgtccccatgtgtcctcatgtgtccctctatgtccccatgtgtccccctCCGTCCCATTGCCCCCCACTGACGGCTGCCATTCCCCCCTCCCGCAGGCGACTCTCTCAGCTACCACCACGGCCAGAAGTTCtcccatgtgtccccatgtgtccctatgggtccctccatgtccccatgtgtccccatgtgtcctcatgtgtccctctatgtccccatgtgtccctatgggtcccattgCCCCCCACTGACGGCTGCCATTCCCTCCCTCCCGCAGGCGACTCGCTCAGCTACCACCACGGCCAGAAGTTCTCCACCTTCGACCGCGACCAGGACCTCTACGTGCAGAACTGCGCCGCGCTGTCGTCGGGCGCCTGGTGGTTCAAGAGCTGCCACTTCTCCAACCTCAACGGCTTCTACCTGGGCGGCGCCCACCTCTCCTACGCCAACGGCCTCAACTGGGCGCAGTGGAAGGGCTTCAACTACTCCCTGCGCCGCAGCGAGATGAAGATCCGACGCCTCTGAGGCGCCGTGGGGCGCAAAGGGGGCAGGGGGGGGAGGCGGCCTGCCAATAAAGCACCGCAAAGCGCCCCGCTGCGTCACTGCGCCCCATGGAGACCTTGGGGACACAGAGAGACACACacagacccatagagacacatagaacccatagggacccacatagagacccatagagacccacagagacccatagaacccatagggacccacatagagacccatagagacacacagacacccatagagacccatagagacacatagggacccacatagagacccatagggacccacatagagacccataggacccatagagaccccataggacccatagagaccccataggacccatagagacacatagagacccatagagacacatagagccccatagggacccacacagagacccatagagacacacagagacccatagggacccacatagagacccatagagacacacagaacccatagagaccccacaggaTCCATAGAGACCACATAGaatccatagggacccacacagagacccatagagacacatagagacACGCacagacccatagagacacatagggacccatagggacccacacagagacccatagagacacatagaacccatagggacccacatagagacccatagagacacacagagacccatagagacccatagagacccatagggacccacatagagacccatagagacacatggAACTCATAGGGAcccacatagagacccatagagaaccacatagagacccatagagacacatagaacccatagagaccccataggacccgtagagaccccataggatccatagagaccccatagaacccatagagaccccatagaaccaaagagaccccataggacccatagagacccatagaacccatagagacccacatAGAAgccatagagccccatagagctgcattGAGCACCACcgagccccatagagccccatagagccccatagagctgcattGAGCATCACCAAGCACCACggaaccccatagagacccataggaacccatagagacccatagagcccatagcgccccatagagccccatagaactGCACTAAGCaccacagagccccatagaacccatagagcccataggaGCCCTTAGAGACCCATAGAGCTGCACTGAGCACCACCGAGCCTCATAGAGACCCCTAGagcccatagcgccccatagagccccatagagccccatagagctgcactgagcaccacggaaccccatagcgccccatagagccccatagagctgcactgagcaccaccgagccccatagagacccataggaacccatagagacccctagagcccatagcgccccatagagccccatagagccccatagagcttCGTTGAGCACCACcaagccccatagagccccatagaaccccatacAGCTGCATTGAGCACCACggaaccccatagagacccataagaatccatagagccccataggaacccatagagccccatagagctgcattGGACaccacagagccccatagcacccccCCAAACGGGACCCGGAAGCCATGGTCACGTGACCTCACCGCTCTTTATTAAAGGCGGGTGGGCGTGGCCACGGGGGTGGGCGTGGCCTGAGTGGTCCCTGCGCTCAGGGATTGGTCGATCAGAGGGCGGGGTTTTGGAGTGTGACCAATGGGAAGCCGCAGCAACACGAAGGGGGGCGTGGCTTGCGTGGAGTGGGCGGGGTCCTATGGAATGGGTTCGTCCAATGGGGTGGCCATTCTGATTATGGGAGCTGCTCATTGGATGTGGCTTTAAAGGGGGCGTGGCCTGTAGAGGGCGTGGCCTGGCAGAGCAGGCGTGGTCTAGAGTGGGCGTGTCTTATGGAATGGGCGGGGCCATGATGGGAGCTCCTCATTGGATgtggtttgggggggggggatgccTGGCCTATGGGGGCCTGGGGGTGTGGCCTAAAGGGGGCGTGGCCTAAAGGGGGGCGTGGTCAGCGGCTCTTCCTGTCCCGGATGTCGATGGCGGCCAGGCGCCGGGCGGCcgcctgcagctgcagggcgTTGAGCAGCGCCTTCAGAGCGGCCAatggcagcagagcccagcgcAGGGCGCCCAGCACTTCCGGGGTCAGGGGGCAGAGGGCAAAGGTCACGTGGGGGGCGGGGCTTCAGCCCTACCGGCCACTGTTGACCAcgtgccccacatctccccatagaccccattcCACCCCGTAgccccccatagacccccataggcccccacatcaccccatagccccccatagacccccactccaccccatagacccccacagacccccactgcaccccatagacccccacagacccccacTCCACCCCATGgacccccagtgccccccataGATCCCCACTCCAGCCCATAGCCCCCACTCCACCCTATAGACCCCCAtagccccccccagccccccatagccccccaaccccccccccatagccccccacTCACCCCCGCTCCCCCCATAGAAGAACTCCAAATACAGGCAGCAGAAGAAACCCTCGTTGGCCGCGCACACGGTGAACAGCAGCGCCTATGGGGCAGACGGGGACAACACAgctatggggctgccccataaccaccccccCTGGCCCCATatctgctcctcctgccccataactgccctcccccagccccataactGCATCCCCAGCCCCATATCTGCTCTCCCCGACCCATATGTGCCACCCCAGCCCCATATCTGCTTCCCTGCCCCATAACTGAACCTCTCCTGCCCAATAactgcacccacagccccacatcagCCCCCTGCCCCATACATGCACCCCATTACCCCACATTTACTCtctcctgccccatagctgcccccaTATCAgcctccccagccccataactgccccccctgccccacatccgccctccccagccccacagcagcccccccccgccccacacCCACCTTATGCCCATAGTAGAGCTGCAGCAGTCGAttctccccctgccccacgTTTTTGTGGCTCTCGCCCCCCTCCAACGTTGTCCTACGTATAGAAAACAAGAAGGGGGCGGAGCCTAATTCGCCCCGCCCCCTCCACGCAGCACCACCACCTCTAAGCCCCTCCCACAAAGCAGCCCCCTTCCCCTTTAACACAGCATATTCCTAAGCCCCGCCCCTTCCCTAAGCCCCGCCCCCTCGAGGCCCCGCCCCCTACACACGCATGACCAATAGATGCCACCACCTCAACCAATCCCAACAGGCCCCGCCCCCTCTCGCAAGCCCCGCCCCCAATAGAACCCAACCCCTTCCCCAAGCCCCGCCCACATGTGCACACGCCCAGCCAATGGCTGGCCTGCCCTCATTGCCCCATGCATTCTGTAGCCCCGCCCCCTCTCTGAGCCCCTACCCATGGGGCTCCGCCCCCTTCTGCTAAGCCCCGCCCACGTGTGCGCGTGCAGCCAATGGCTGCAGCCAATTttccccagcccagccccttTAAATCCGGCACTCTTTAAACCCAGCCCCCTTTTTTCTAAGCCCCGCCCCTAATCCAAAGCCCCATCTAAGCCCCGCCCATTCCATAAGCCCCGCCCCCATGCGCACGTGCAGCCAATGGCTGGCTTTGCTTTTCCCAACCCTTGCCCTTTAAGCCCCGCCCCCGCTTTAAGCCCCGCCCCCTTTTAAGCCCCACCCACACATACACACGCATCCAATGGCTGCCCTCAAATCTTGCCCCACCCCCTCCTCAAGCCCTGCCCCCTTTTAGCCCCTCCCCATCCACAAAGCCCGCCCCCTCTAAACCCCGCCCCCTCCCTGGTAAGCCCCGCCCACGTGTGCATGTGCAGCCAATGGCTGGCGATGTCGAGGCAGacgctgagctgcagcaggggggCGGCGCTGGGGTAAAGCAGGGCCAGGttgagctgcaggcacagcagggagcagcgaTCCGTCAGCATGTCCAGCATGGCGCCCAGCCGAGAGCCTGGGGGCAAAGGTCAGGGGTCAGGGGGTCAGGGGTCAAAGGTCATAAAGGGAAGGGTCAGGAAATTGAGGGGGGGTGCTGTTGTGGGGGGGCTGTCAGGATGCCCAGCGTGGCACCCGAATGATGGCAACCTGGGGTCAAAGGTCAGGGGTCACAAGTCCAGGGGGTCAAAGGCCGCGCTCTCCCCTGAAgcccctccctccttcctggAAGTCCCAGCCAACTGAAGCCCCGCCCCTTCCGGAAGACCAAACCGAAGCTCCTCCCTCTCCCGGGGGACCCTCTCCACGAAGCCCCGCCCCCGAAAGTCCTCATGAAGCCCCGCCCCTTCCTGTTGTCCCGGGCACCCGAAGCCCCGCCCCTACCACAAGCCCCTTCCTCTCCCACCTTATCCCCCAGAAGCCCCGCCCCCTTTCCCCTCCGAAGCCCCGCCCCCGGAAGTCCCCTCCAAAGCCCCACCCGTTCCGGAAATCcctgaacccccccccccccgatgCCCCGCCTCCTCCCCTCTCCGAAGCCCCTGAAGCCCCGCCCCCGGAAGtcccctctgcagccccacCCGTTCCGGAAATCACcgaagccccccccccccctccgaAGCCCCTCCCGGAAGTCCCGATCCCCGGAAGTCCGTCCCGTCCCGGAAGTTCCCACCCTTCCCGGAAGTCCCGCTCACCCTGATCGAGCCACCGTGCCGCCATTCCATCCACGGCGTCCATGGCGGCGCTGAGGCCGTAGCAGAGCgcggcggggaggggggagctCGGCATCAGCAGCACCGACATGGCGGCCAGCAGCACCCGCGCGTAGCCTGAAACCGGGCGGGGGGGCGCGACGTGTGGGGCGGACCCATAGGGTGCCCCATTGGCTCCTATGGGCCCCCCATTGgcccccactgtgccccataggGTGCACCATAGAGTGCCCTGTTGGTCCTATGGGACCCACTGGGTGCTATTGTGCCCCATCGAATCCTATTgtgccccactgtgccccattgGATCCTGTGGGGCCCCATTGGATCCTCTTGTGCCCCACAGgcccccactgtgccccataggGTGCCCTATTGGGTCCTATGGGGCCCCATTGGATCCTATtgtgccctgctgtgctccatTGGATCCTATTgtgccccatagacccccactgtgccccataaGGTGCCCTATTGGGTCCTATGGGGCCCCATTGGATCCTATTGTGCCCCACAGGCCCCCAGTGTGCCCCATAGGCTCCTATTgtgccccactgtgccccattgGATCCTATTgtgccccatagacccccactgtgccccataaGGTGCCCTATTGGGTCCTATGGGGCCCCATTGGATCCTATCgtgccccactgtgccccattgGATCCTATTGTGCCGCATAGGCcccctctgtgccccatagGCTCCTATTGTGCCCTGCGTTGCCCCATTGGATCCTATTgtgccccatagacccccactgtgccccataggGTGACCTATTGAGTCCTATGGGGCCCCATTGGATCCTCTTgtgccccacagacccccactgtgccccataggCTCCTATTgtgccccactgtgccccattgGATCCTATTGTGCTACTgtgccccatagacccccactgtgccccataggGGTGCCCTATTGGGTCCTATGGGGCCCAATTGGATCCTATTgtgccccactgtgccccattgGATCCTGTGGGGCCCTATTGGATCCTACTGTGCCCCACGGacccccactgtgccccataggCTCCTATTGTGCCCCGCTGTGCCCCATTGGATCCTATTgtgccccactgtgccccatagagacccaccGTGCACCGTTGTGTCCcatccccccacatcccctccccaattccccccccccccctcctacCCCCAACCTCTCCGTTTCCCCCCCATCGTTGGGGACTCACCGATGACGTTGGGGACGAACAGGAAGACATTCGCGTCCCCCCCCGCCAtcgcctccccccccccttaaaaaaaaaaagcccaaatccTCCGAATTCACCCCAAAAAATCCCCCGCCCCCctttcccaaaacaaaaaagaaacgGCCGCTCCGCTTTGCGGCCCCTTTAACAGCGGCGGCAGGGAGAGACCGGAAGTGGAGTCAGGACCGGCCGGATTTTCCGCATCACGTGGTCTAAGCGTAATCTCGCCACTTCCGTATGGACCGCGTCACGTGGTCTGCGCGAAACCCCGCCGCTTCCGTATGGACTGCGTCACGTGGTGTATGCGAAACCCCGCCGCTCACGGCTGGGCTGCGTCACGTGATCTGCGCTTAGCCCCGCCCCTTTCGGATGGAGTCTTGCGGCCGCTGTAAGAGAGGAGGGGGATAAAACCCGGAAGTGGACGCGACAGGCCCACATCTATGGGGCCGCCCCACATCTATGGGTCCCGTCCCGCatctatggggctgccccacatCTATGGGTCCCACCCCCCATCTCTGTGTCCCGCCCCCCATCTCTGGGTCGCACCCACACTCCAGGAATCACTTTGGAGCcttttattcccccccccccccaaattcaCACAAAATTGGGGGGGAAAAACGGaacaaaccaacaaataaaGAACCCCCAAAATACCCAAAAGTGCAGAAACGGCCCCAAATCCGCCACCCCCAGAACAGCGCGGAGCTCCGCCCCCCAAGTGTGGGTCTGTGCCCCATAGCAGCGATCTCAGCACCAAATCGGGGCTCTCTGCCCCCCAAGTGTGGGTCTCTGCCCCATAGCAGCGAGCTCAGCCCCGAATTTGGAGTTTCTGCCCCCCAAAAGGGGCATTTTTCAACCCAAAATGGGCATTGCTGACCCCAAATTGGGACTCCCGCCCCCCAAGTGTGGGTCCCTGACCCCCAAATGTGGgcctgctgccccatagcagcGACTTCAGCCCCGAATTTGGGGTCTCTGCTCCCTCCAAGGGCGCCTCTGAGCCCAAATCGGGGCTCCCTGCCCCCAAAACGGGCATTGCTGACCCCAAACTGGGGCTCTCTGCCCCCCAAGTGTGGGtcactgccccacagcagggagctcagcCCCAAAACGGGCATTGCTGACCCCATGGTTGACATTTCTGCCCCCAAATCGGGGCTCCCCCCCACACTGGACATTTCTGCCCCCTAAGTGGGCATTTATGCCCCCAAAATGGGCGTTTTTAGCCCCAAAGTTGGCACTTCCGGCCCCAAATCGGGTACTTCCGGCTTCAAATCGGGCATTTCCGCCCCTAAAGTTGACATTCCAGCCCCCAAATCGGGCACTTCCGCTCCCCAATCGGGCATTTCCGGTCCCGAATCGGGCACTTCCGCCCCCAACTCGGGGTAACTTCCGCTCCCCCCCCTCGTTTCCCCATCGTTCACCTCCACGGTCTCCTCGTCGGACACCTGGGGGGCGCCCCCCCCCCGCACCCCCCAACTTTGGGGGCGGCCGCGatggggcggggggcggcgggggggcggcGAGGGGCGAGGCGGGGGATGCGGGACGGAGGCCGGGGGGCGGAGAACCACGCGGGGCGCTTCCCGCCGCCTCTGCCCCATAGCGGCCTCGGCCCGCCCCATAGCGGGGGGATTCCGCCCCATAGCGGGACCAGCTTGCCCCATAAGTGAAGGAATCCGCCCCATAGAGGGCTCAgcctgccccatagcgccgtgccccacaGCGGGGGGATTCTGCCCCACAGCGAGGCCAATCCGCCCCACAACAGCGCTCGGAGCTGCGCGATGAACCCTGGAGGCGGCCGGGGAGAAccggggggggcggcggggatGGGGAGGCGAGAACGGAGGCGCTGCGGGGAGGGGAAGCGTGGGGCGGAAGGGGGGCGAGGGGCGGAACGGGCCGGGCCGTGTTTGGCCCgggggaaaaggaggaaaaggcgGCGCTCCGAGGCGAAACCGAGCGCGGAGAAAGCGGCGAAAACGCGCGGCGGGAGGCGGAGGAGGAACCGCAGCCATAGGCGTTGCGCTCCGCCCCACACTTCCGGCTTCTTCGGCCACATTTCCGGTCCGATCGCCTGCACTTCCGGCACGCCGCTGGGCCACGCTTCCGGAGTTCCGCGTCGCGCTTCTGACCCGTTGCTGCTCCACGTTTCCGGTGCTACGTCCCGCACTTCCGCCACTCTCTGTCGCGCTTCCGACCCGCCGCCGCGCCACGCTTCCGGTGCTCCGTCCTCCACTTCCGGCCCTCCTCCACGCCGCACTTCCACTCTTTCGCCGGAGCGCCACACTTCCGCCCCACCTTCCCCCCTCACTTCCGCTCCGCCGGTCCACACTTCCGCTCTGCCGGCCCACACTTCCGGCCCTCGGCGCCCCATCATGGCGGCCGCCAGGAGGTAAAGCGGCAGGAAGAGACACGGGGCGGCCAACAACATGGCGGCGGGCAGCAGCACGGCGGCGCCGTGGGGCAGAGCGGGGGAAGCGCGGGGCCGAAAGGCGGCCAGGACCCACAGAGCgcccacagcgccccatagcggCCCCACGGCGCCCCACAGCGCCTCCAGCGCGCCCCACAgcggccgcgccgcgccccaCAGCAGCGCGACGGCGCCCCACAGCAGCCCCGCTGCGCCCCACAGCGGCCCCgttctgccccacagcagcaacGCGGCGCCCCATAGCGGCACCACTGCGCCCCACAGCGGTGCTGCgctgccccatagcggcccCGCGGCGCCCCATAGCAATGCGATGGCGCCCCATAGAAGCCCCGCTGCGCCCCATAGCGGCCCCACTGCGCCCCATAGGACCCCCGCGGcgccccatagcagccccacgGAGCCCCACAGCGGCCCCGCGGCGCCCCACAGGATCCCCACGGCGCCCCATAGCAGCCCCGCAGCGACCCAcagcgcctccctgccccatagatccgcTCTGCCCCGTTGATCTGCCTTGCCCCATAGCTGagccctgccccatagcgaatcccagccccataggcgagccctgccccacatctccctgccccacagcacggCCTTGCCCCATAGAatctccctgccccatagcgactccctgccccacagcgcagccctgccccacatctccgcgccccacagctgtgctctgccccatagatcctccctgccccacagctgggctccgccccacagccccacgAGGCCGAGGCCGATCCGTGGggccagcaggaagagcagagcagcacacgCAACATGGACCCACACGCGTGTGCTGGCGTGTGCCAGGTGTGGGGTCACATGATCCAACGGGAACACGCGTGTGCTCGTGTGCTCCGCCACGCCTGTGGTCACGTGTGGGGTGTGGGTCACGTGATCTGCGTGCGTCACGCGTGTTCCTGCATGTTCTACACGTGTTACATGTTCTGTGTGCTCCGTGTGGGTCACGTGATCTGCATGCATCATGTGTGTTCCTGCGTGTTCTACGTGTGTTCCGTGTTCTGTGTGCTCCATGTGGGTCACGGGTGGGGTGTGGGTCACGTGTTC includes these proteins:
- the LOC125687636 gene encoding keratin-associated protein 10-4-like; the protein is MAPPADGCRSLPPWRPLLTAAVPCRPPAGDSLSCHHGQKLSHVSPCVPMCPSLSLCVPMHPNVSLCLPIHLSASQRIPMHPCVPMCPSASLCIPMHPCASPCVPMGPSMSPCVPMGPSASVCIPLHPNASLCVPLHPMCPHVSPCVPMGPSVSLCIPIHPSASQCIPVHPCVPMCPHVSPHVPLCPPVSHCTPLTAAVPSLRPPGDSLSCHHGQKFSHVSPCIPVCPHVSPHVPMCPPCIPLCPHVSLCIPVSPCVPMGPSASLCPSASPCVPMCPSASQCVPVCPSVSPCVPMCPHVSLCIPLHPNASQCIPTHPCASLCVPMGPSMSPCVPMGPSMSLCVPMCPHVSPCVPMCPSLSLCVPLCPPVSHFTPTDGCRSLPPTGDSLSCHHGQKFSHVSPCVPMGPSASLCIPMHPSASQCIPVSPHVPMCPYVSHCTPLTAAVPPSRRRLPQLPPRPEVLPCVPMGPSMSPCVPMGPSASLCIPMHPSTSPRIPVCPHVSLCVPLCPHVSPCVPLHPFASQCIPVHPHASLCVPMCPYGSLYVPMCPYGSFCICLHPTASQRISVCPPHVPMCPYVSPCVPMCPYVSHCPPLTAAVPSLRPPGDSLSCHHGQKFSHVSLWVPLCPHVSLCVPLHPCVPLHPHVSLWVPMGPSVSQCIPMHPNASPCVPPCPIAPH
- the CDIPT gene encoding CDP-diacylglycerol--inositol 3-phosphatidyltransferase yields the protein MAGGDANVFLFVPNVIGYARVLLAAMSVLLMPSSPLPAALCYGLSAAMDAVDGMAARWLDQGSRLGAMLDMLTDRCSLLCLQLNLALLYPSAAPLLQLSVCLDIASHWLHMHTTTLEGGESHKNVGQGENRLLQLYYGHKALLFTVCAANEGFFCCLYLEFFYGGSGVLGALRWALLPLAALKALLNALQLQAAARRLAAIDIRDRKSR
- the LOC125687635 gene encoding uncharacterized protein LOC125687635, translating into MCYGGKHGNEKWGDIVREVRLLQSLRHPHTVRGRGAFLRGRCVWIAMEFCVGSAADLLQPQQPALSEPEIAAIVHGALHGLAYLHRIHVIHRDVKAANVLLSPRGCVKLSDFGSAAHSSTACSFVGTPYWMAPEVILAMDEGRYDGRADVWALGITCIELAERKPPLFALNAMAALYHIAQSCAPQLQGDAWSEPFRSFVQCCLQRAPQRRPRSELLLQHEFVVAERPQGVMAALIRKALGDDDDDDEEVQQQPEDPDLPQEHATTREGNTEHGMDVGHVTQMGHAEDGTREEHACAEHTAAPVGCTEHTGTRVTHEDHVTHTPHVTHMGHTEHGTGAEHTETRMTHADHVTDTEHGPHVEHTEHTGHVTCEEHAAAGAEHTETRMTDTEHVTHMGHKEHGTHGEHATACAEHAGTRVTHEEHVTHTPPVTHMEHTEHGTHVEHAGTHMMHADHVTHTEHTEHVTRVEHAGTRVTHADHVTHTPHVTTGVAEHTSTRVFPLDHVTPHLAHASTRVWVHVACAALLFLLAPRIGLGLVGLWGGAQLWGREDLWGRAQLWGAEMWGRAALWGRESLWGREILWGKAVLWGREMWGRARLWGWDSLWGRAQLWGKADQRGRADLWGREALWVAAGLLWGAVGILWGAAGPLWGSVGLLWGAAGVLWGAVGPLWGAAGLLWGAIALLWGAAGPLWGSAAPLWGAVVPLWGAALLLWGRTGPLWGAAGLLWGAVALLWGAARPLWGALEALWGAVGPLWGAVGALWVLAAFRPRASPALPHGAAVLLPAAMLLAAPCLFLPLYLLAAAMMGRRGPEVWAGRAEVWTGGAEVRGEGGAEVWRSGERVEVRRGGGPEVEDGAPEAWRGGGSEARQRVAEVRDVAPETWSSNGSEARRGTPEAWPSGVPEVQAIGPEMWPKKPEVWGGAQRLWLRFLLRLPPRVFAAFSALGFASERRLFLLFPRAKHGPARSAPRPPSAPRFPSPQRLRSRLPIPAAPPGSPRPPPGFIAQLRALLWGGLASLWGRIPPLWGTALWGRLSPLWGGFLHLWGKLVPLWGGIPPLWGGPRPLWGRGGGKRPAWFSAPRPPSRIPRLAPRRPPAAPRPIAAAPKRPQDSIRKGRG